In Stieleria varia, one genomic interval encodes:
- a CDS encoding amidohydrolase family protein has product MTLSFLSRHLLCFALLAVGGIGSLSVATAQVSTAAVVQSLPAKVASTVEPNNEPDAKEEKPSWNIESPPGPIQKQTIDCNEGTWMSLDVSPDGKQVVFDLLGDLYLMPIEGADGTEATGMRLPQRLTSGIAWDMQPRFSPDGKHIALTSDREGKSKKAGDNIWILRLSDQQLTQISNETYRLLSGPNWSPDGQYIVARKHFSSRRSLGAGEVWAFHRDALAMDAMAGVQLTKRPNDQKDVNEPVYSPDGKYVYYSQDTTPGDTFEYDKDSHQGIYSIKRIDLERGETETLISGPGGACRPTPSHDGKRLAFVRRVGAKTGLHVFDLESGAIRLIDDGLERDMQEAWAIHGVYSAMAWTPDDKAIVAWAGGKIWRIDVADGKRTQIPFRISGTREIRQSVRFPVEVAPDKFDVKMLRDVQVSPSGDRVVYQALGYLYVKELPDGTPKRLTTQTEHFEFQPSFSRDGRYVVYSTWSDSQLGSIRVASADREAAESWIVTDQPGHYGNPVFSPDGKSVVYLKRGGGYLLSPLWSRETGVYVTKVRDGEPIRISRSGSDPQFGNSNDRVFLTRREGGDESDNVKLISVDLSGNDEREHYSSDWATQFCVSPDRKWIAFVERFHVLVAPMIDVGLPIHVGPDAKGLPVVRVSEQAGDFVHFSGDSRSLHWSLGPNLFTAEIAEAMTPKDSGSGDDAEKGKEKTPPREIAIGFQHPHAKPTGVKALVGGRVVTMGKQEVIEDGVILIDGNRIIAVGKRGSVNIPADAKQIDVSGRVILPGFVDTHAHGPMATGGITPQHNWIDYARLAFGVTTIHDPSNDTHSIFAASEMTKAGLITAPRTFSTGKILYGATGSYKAEIDSLEDAEFHLARMKAVGAFSVKSYNQPRRDQRQQVIAAARKLNMMVVPEGGSTFMHNMTMIVDGHTGIEHTLPVQKVYDDVMDLWRSTKVGYTPTLNVAYGGLGGENYWYEIDDLWLHTRLQTFIPPHVLNPRSIRRSKAPREDYNHIKVAGIARQVVENGGSVQAGGHGQLAGLGTHWEMWSFCQGGMSQMQSLRCGTLHGAQYLGLDKDLGSIEVGKLADILIYAEDADPTKKIRDSERIQFVVANGEIYEADRMNRFGSPAPRPPFFWENGSVGIAGSINLDESVGCSCHRGRQCLAN; this is encoded by the coding sequence ATGACACTCTCTTTTTTATCTCGGCATTTGCTGTGCTTCGCCTTGCTCGCTGTTGGGGGGATTGGCTCACTGTCTGTCGCCACCGCTCAAGTCTCCACTGCTGCCGTGGTCCAATCGCTGCCGGCGAAGGTCGCGTCCACTGTGGAGCCAAACAATGAGCCCGACGCCAAGGAGGAAAAGCCGAGTTGGAACATCGAATCACCACCCGGGCCGATCCAGAAGCAGACGATCGACTGCAACGAAGGAACCTGGATGAGTCTGGACGTCAGTCCGGATGGCAAGCAAGTCGTTTTCGATTTGCTGGGTGATCTGTACTTGATGCCGATCGAGGGCGCTGACGGAACAGAAGCCACGGGGATGCGATTGCCCCAACGCCTGACCTCGGGCATCGCCTGGGACATGCAACCCAGGTTCAGTCCCGATGGCAAGCACATCGCGTTGACCAGTGACCGGGAGGGAAAGAGCAAGAAGGCGGGAGATAACATTTGGATCTTGCGACTGAGCGATCAACAGTTGACGCAGATCAGCAACGAGACGTATCGCTTGTTGTCCGGTCCCAACTGGTCGCCGGACGGGCAGTACATCGTCGCCCGCAAACACTTTTCGTCACGTCGCTCGCTTGGTGCTGGCGAAGTGTGGGCGTTTCATCGAGATGCATTGGCGATGGATGCGATGGCGGGCGTTCAGTTGACCAAGCGTCCCAACGATCAGAAGGACGTGAACGAACCGGTTTACTCACCCGATGGCAAGTACGTCTACTACAGCCAAGACACGACGCCGGGCGACACGTTTGAGTACGACAAGGATTCCCATCAAGGTATCTACAGCATCAAGCGAATTGATCTGGAACGTGGCGAAACGGAAACGTTGATCTCTGGGCCAGGTGGCGCGTGCCGTCCGACACCGTCGCACGATGGCAAACGTTTGGCGTTTGTCCGACGCGTGGGTGCCAAGACAGGACTGCATGTTTTTGACTTGGAGTCCGGCGCGATTCGGTTGATCGATGACGGTCTGGAACGCGACATGCAGGAAGCCTGGGCCATTCACGGCGTTTACAGCGCGATGGCTTGGACGCCGGATGACAAGGCAATCGTGGCTTGGGCGGGCGGCAAGATTTGGCGGATCGATGTTGCCGATGGCAAACGCACCCAGATTCCTTTTCGCATCAGTGGTACTCGCGAGATTCGTCAGAGCGTGCGGTTTCCGGTGGAGGTCGCGCCGGACAAGTTCGACGTCAAGATGCTGCGTGACGTTCAGGTTTCACCGTCGGGTGACCGCGTCGTCTATCAGGCGTTGGGGTACCTGTACGTCAAGGAATTGCCAGACGGAACTCCGAAGCGTTTGACCACGCAAACGGAGCATTTTGAATTCCAGCCGAGTTTTTCAAGAGACGGACGATACGTCGTCTACTCGACGTGGAGTGACTCACAGTTGGGCAGCATCCGCGTCGCATCGGCGGATCGCGAAGCGGCCGAAAGTTGGATCGTGACGGATCAGCCGGGACACTACGGCAATCCCGTGTTTTCACCTGACGGAAAGAGCGTCGTCTACCTGAAGCGTGGCGGCGGGTACCTGCTATCACCGCTATGGTCGCGCGAGACCGGTGTTTATGTGACAAAAGTTCGGGACGGTGAACCGATACGGATCTCTCGCAGTGGATCCGATCCTCAATTCGGCAATTCCAACGATCGCGTTTTTCTGACTCGGCGTGAGGGTGGCGATGAGTCCGACAACGTCAAGTTGATTTCAGTGGACCTGTCCGGCAACGATGAACGCGAGCATTACAGCAGCGATTGGGCGACCCAGTTCTGTGTTTCGCCGGACCGCAAATGGATCGCGTTTGTGGAGCGATTTCACGTGTTGGTCGCGCCGATGATCGATGTCGGATTGCCGATTCACGTCGGACCTGATGCAAAGGGATTGCCGGTGGTTCGAGTCAGTGAGCAAGCGGGGGACTTTGTACATTTTTCCGGTGACTCTCGTTCGCTTCATTGGAGCCTGGGGCCGAACTTGTTCACCGCCGAGATCGCTGAAGCGATGACGCCCAAGGATTCAGGCAGCGGGGATGATGCCGAGAAAGGGAAAGAGAAGACACCGCCTCGAGAGATTGCGATCGGGTTTCAGCATCCACATGCCAAACCCACTGGCGTCAAAGCACTGGTGGGTGGCCGCGTCGTCACGATGGGGAAGCAAGAGGTGATCGAGGACGGTGTGATCCTCATCGATGGCAATCGTATCATTGCTGTCGGAAAACGTGGTTCGGTCAACATCCCCGCCGATGCGAAACAGATCGATGTGTCGGGACGCGTGATTCTGCCCGGGTTTGTTGACACACATGCGCACGGACCGATGGCGACCGGTGGGATCACACCTCAGCACAATTGGATCGACTATGCTCGCCTTGCGTTTGGTGTGACCACGATCCACGACCCTAGCAACGACACGCACAGCATCTTTGCCGCCAGTGAGATGACCAAGGCCGGGCTGATCACCGCACCGAGGACATTTTCGACAGGCAAGATTTTGTACGGGGCAACGGGCTCCTACAAAGCAGAGATCGATAGCCTGGAGGATGCGGAATTTCACTTGGCGCGAATGAAGGCTGTCGGGGCGTTTTCCGTCAAGAGTTACAACCAACCACGACGCGATCAACGTCAGCAAGTCATCGCGGCAGCCCGCAAGCTGAACATGATGGTCGTGCCCGAAGGCGGCTCGACCTTCATGCACAACATGACGATGATCGTTGACGGTCACACGGGAATCGAGCACACGTTGCCGGTTCAAAAGGTTTATGACGATGTGATGGACCTGTGGCGCAGCACCAAAGTCGGATACACGCCGACGTTGAATGTGGCGTACGGTGGTTTGGGGGGGGAGAACTACTGGTATGAAATCGATGACCTGTGGTTGCACACGCGATTGCAGACCTTCATTCCGCCGCACGTGTTGAACCCACGTTCCATTCGTCGCAGCAAAGCACCACGCGAGGATTACAACCACATCAAGGTCGCGGGGATTGCCAGGCAGGTTGTCGAGAACGGCGGATCGGTCCAAGCCGGCGGACACGGACAACTCGCTGGTCTGGGGACGCACTGGGAGATGTGGAGTTTTTGTCAAGGCGGCATGTCTCAAATGCAATCCTTGCGATGTGGAACGCTGCACGGGGCACAGTACCTCGGGTTGGACAAAGATCTCGGCTCGATCGAAGTCGGCAAGCTGGCGGACATCTTGATCTACGCGGAGGATGCGGACCCGACCAAGAAGATCCGGGACAGCGAACGGATTCAATTCGTGGTGGCCAATGGCGAGATTTATGAAGCCGATCGGATGAACCGCTTTGGCAGCCCGGCTCCGCGCCCGCCCTTCTTCTGGGAAAACGGGTCGGTGGGTATCGCAGGTTCGATCAACTTGGATGAATCCGTCGGCTGCAGTTGCCACCGAGGGCGCCAATGTTTGGCCAATTGA